From the genome of Streptomyces sp. V1I1, one region includes:
- a CDS encoding ABC transporter ATP-binding protein — protein MTIIDETASVPSPCGTDDNGGPLLEVRDLHVEFNTRDGVAKAVNGVNYSVSSGETLAVLGESGSGKSVTAQAIMGILDMPPGRIPKGEILFRGEDMLKMSNEERRKIRGQKIAMIFQDALSSLNPVLSVGYQLGEMFRVHLGLSKKEAKARSIELMDRVRIPAAKERVNDYPHQFSGGMRQRIMIAMALALEPDLIIADEPTTALDVTVQAQVMELLAELQREYNMGLILITHDLGVVADVADKIAVMYAGRIVETAPVHELYKRPAHPYTRGLLDSIPRLDQKGQELFAIKGLPPNLLRVPSGCAFNPRCTKAEDICRSEIPALLPVTEQDGTELVGRGSACHFWKETIHG, from the coding sequence ATGACCATCATCGACGAGACGGCAAGCGTTCCTTCCCCGTGCGGTACGGACGATAACGGCGGCCCGCTGCTCGAAGTCCGCGACCTGCACGTGGAGTTCAACACCCGTGACGGCGTGGCCAAGGCCGTCAACGGCGTCAACTACAGCGTCAGCTCCGGCGAGACCCTCGCAGTGCTCGGCGAGTCCGGCTCCGGCAAGTCCGTGACCGCTCAGGCGATCATGGGCATCCTCGACATGCCCCCCGGCCGGATCCCCAAGGGAGAGATCCTCTTCCGCGGTGAGGACATGCTCAAGATGAGCAACGAGGAGCGGCGGAAGATCCGCGGCCAGAAGATCGCGATGATCTTCCAGGACGCGCTGTCCTCGCTGAACCCGGTGCTCTCCGTGGGCTACCAACTGGGCGAGATGTTCCGCGTCCACCTGGGCCTCTCCAAGAAGGAGGCCAAGGCCAGGTCCATCGAGCTGATGGACCGGGTGCGCATTCCGGCGGCGAAGGAGCGGGTCAACGACTACCCGCACCAGTTCTCCGGCGGTATGCGCCAGCGCATCATGATCGCGATGGCGCTCGCCCTGGAGCCGGACCTGATCATCGCCGACGAGCCCACGACCGCGCTGGACGTCACCGTCCAGGCCCAGGTCATGGAGCTGCTCGCGGAGTTGCAGCGCGAGTACAACATGGGCCTGATCCTGATCACCCACGACCTCGGCGTGGTCGCCGACGTCGCGGACAAGATCGCGGTTATGTACGCGGGCCGGATCGTCGAGACCGCCCCGGTGCACGAGCTGTACAAGCGCCCCGCGCACCCGTACACCCGTGGCCTCCTCGACTCCATTCCGCGCCTGGACCAGAAGGGCCAGGAGCTCTTCGCCATCAAGGGCCTGCCGCCCAACCTGCTGCGCGTACCGTCCGGTTGTGCTTTCAACCCGCGCTGCACCAAGGCGGAGGACATCTGCCGCTCCGAGATCCCGGCACTGCTTCCGGTCACCGAGCAGGACGGCACGGAACTGGTCGGCCGCGGCAGCGCGTGCCACTTCTGGAAGGAGACGATCCATGGCTGA
- a CDS encoding ABC transporter permease translates to MPEALKDTVKDQPAVETPVNRPVEAKVGKPRSLWSDAWHDLRRNPLFLVSGVLIVVLLTMAIAPGLFTGADPRHADLAKHYLQKPNWGSFFQEDWFGYDIQGRSIYARVIYGARASIAVAVGVTAIVTVLGTVVGMIAGYFGGILDTLLSRVTDIFFGVPFILGAMVVLTSFTERHLYVVILALAFLGWTQIARVARGSVLTIKQADYVMAAKALGASTTRILLRHILPNAMAPVIVVATIALGGYISAEATLSFLGIGLAEPTVSWGVDISSGQEQLRNAAFVLIIPSVMVSITVLAFIMLGDAVRNALDPKLR, encoded by the coding sequence ATGCCTGAGGCACTCAAGGACACCGTCAAGGACCAGCCCGCCGTCGAGACCCCGGTCAACCGGCCGGTGGAGGCCAAGGTGGGCAAGCCGCGCAGCCTCTGGTCGGACGCCTGGCACGACCTGCGCCGCAACCCACTGTTCCTGGTCTCCGGGGTGCTGATCGTCGTCCTGCTGACCATGGCGATAGCGCCGGGCCTGTTCACCGGCGCCGACCCGCGTCACGCGGACCTCGCCAAGCACTACCTTCAGAAGCCCAACTGGGGCAGCTTCTTCCAGGAGGACTGGTTCGGTTACGACATCCAGGGCCGCTCGATCTACGCACGCGTCATCTACGGCGCCCGCGCCTCGATCGCCGTAGCCGTGGGTGTGACCGCCATCGTCACCGTCCTGGGCACCGTGGTCGGCATGATCGCCGGCTACTTCGGCGGCATCCTGGACACCCTCCTGTCCCGGGTCACCGACATCTTCTTCGGCGTCCCGTTCATCCTCGGCGCGATGGTGGTGCTGACCTCGTTCACCGAGCGTCACCTCTACGTCGTGATTCTGGCGCTGGCCTTCCTGGGCTGGACCCAAATCGCACGTGTCGCCCGCGGTTCGGTGCTGACCATCAAGCAGGCGGACTACGTCATGGCGGCCAAGGCGCTCGGCGCCTCGACCACCCGCATCCTGCTCCGGCACATCCTGCCCAACGCCATGGCACCAGTGATCGTCGTCGCGACAATCGCGCTCGGCGGTTACATCTCGGCCGAGGCCACGCTGTCCTTCCTGGGCATCGGTCTCGCCGAGCCGACCGTCTCGTGGGGCGTGGACATCTCGTCGGGCCAGGAGCAGCTGCGTAATGCCGCGTTCGTCCTGATCATCCCGTCAGTCATGGTGTCGATCACTGTCCTGGCGTTCATCATGCTCGGCGATGCGGTACGCAACGCCCTCGACCCCAAGCTGCGCTGA
- a CDS encoding ABC transporter permease: MGRYVARRLLQMIPVFLGSTLLVFSMMFALPGDPVRALAGEQTVDPAQIAAMKKDLGLDLPLWHQYWNYLVNLFQGDFGTQIASGQPVADIIADAFPITVRLTLFAFTFTVLVGISLGVFAGLKADTLRDRGLLILTLLLISVPSFVLGFLAQFFFAHQLGWVDPNVSAVADWNELILPAVVLGSLSLAYVARLTRTSIAENLRSDYMRTAVAKGLPRRRIIGVHLMRNSMIPVVTFLGTDIGSLMGGAVVTEGIFNVQGVGYNVFSALKHREGSTVVGIVTLIVVVYLVASLLVDLLYAVLDPRIRYA, encoded by the coding sequence ATGGGGCGTTATGTCGCGCGGCGACTGCTCCAGATGATCCCGGTCTTCCTCGGGTCAACCTTGCTGGTCTTCTCCATGATGTTCGCGCTGCCCGGTGATCCTGTGCGCGCGCTCGCCGGAGAGCAGACCGTCGATCCAGCACAGATCGCGGCCATGAAGAAGGACCTTGGTCTCGATCTGCCGCTCTGGCACCAGTACTGGAACTACCTGGTCAACCTGTTCCAGGGCGACTTCGGTACACAGATCGCCAGCGGCCAGCCCGTTGCCGACATCATCGCGGACGCATTCCCGATCACGGTCCGACTGACCCTGTTCGCCTTCACCTTCACCGTGCTCGTCGGAATCTCGCTCGGCGTCTTCGCCGGGCTGAAGGCAGACACGCTCCGGGACCGCGGCCTGCTCATCCTGACGCTGCTGCTGATCTCGGTTCCCTCGTTCGTCCTCGGCTTCCTGGCGCAGTTCTTCTTCGCCCACCAGCTCGGCTGGGTCGACCCCAACGTCAGCGCAGTGGCGGACTGGAACGAGCTGATCCTGCCGGCCGTTGTACTCGGCTCCCTGTCGCTCGCGTACGTCGCCCGTCTCACCCGTACGTCGATCGCGGAGAATCTGCGCTCCGACTACATGCGCACCGCGGTGGCCAAGGGGCTGCCTCGCCGCCGCATCATCGGGGTACACCTGATGCGCAACTCCATGATTCCCGTGGTCACCTTCCTCGGCACGGACATCGGCTCCCTGATGGGCGGCGCGGTGGTCACCGAAGGCATCTTCAACGTTCAGGGCGTCGGCTACAACGTATTTTCCGCGCTGAAGCACCGTGAGGGCTCCACCGTCGTGGGCATCGTGACCCTGATCGTGGTCGTCTATCTCGTCGCCAGCCTGCTCGTCGACCTGCTCTACGCGGTCCTGGACCCGAGGATCCGTTATGCCTGA
- a CDS encoding ABC transporter substrate-binding protein: MRGAKSAKWVVGAIVVALSATACGGGGSDTDSASKEKGKPAGYVSIDVGEPQKPLIPADTNESLGSYVIQSLFTQLLDFDAQGKIVYTNAESVKTTDSKTWTVKLKQGWKFHDGTPVTADSYVKAWNWYANINNKQQNAFWFEDIAGYADVHPEKGAPKSDKMSGLKVVDETTFTIELANAVPYYEYKLGYTTFAPLPEVFYKDTKAFGQAPVGNGPYIFEKWNHKKLIQVKANPDYQGPNKAKNKGVLFKNYATVEAAYQDLLSGNLDMIRQVGPKDLPKYKQDLGDRAIEQPYAAIQSLVPVFYSKTFKGIDPKVIQGLSMAIDRETITKTVLNGTRKPATSFIPEGVAGKQDLGSDVFTFNAAKAKQLVTEGGGVPGNQVWIQYNADGGHKEWVTAVCESIRNSTGVECTPDAKPDFQTDLEGRDNNKVKSMYRGGWVADYPVNANFMRELYGTTAEANNGRFSDKAVDAAFKKADNAKTLEESIKLYQEAEKLVLTKMPAIPLWEYKINGGHSKAVGNVTVDFHGDFNITEVTVAK; the protein is encoded by the coding sequence ATGCGCGGTGCCAAGAGCGCCAAGTGGGTAGTGGGTGCGATAGTCGTGGCTCTGTCGGCGACGGCGTGCGGCGGCGGAGGCAGTGACACGGACTCGGCTTCGAAGGAGAAGGGCAAGCCCGCGGGCTACGTCTCCATCGACGTCGGTGAGCCGCAGAAGCCGCTGATCCCGGCCGACACGAACGAGTCGCTCGGCAGCTACGTCATCCAGTCGCTGTTCACCCAGCTGCTGGACTTCGACGCGCAGGGCAAGATCGTCTACACCAACGCCGAGTCGGTGAAGACCACTGACTCCAAGACCTGGACGGTCAAGCTCAAGCAGGGCTGGAAGTTCCATGACGGCACCCCCGTCACGGCGGACTCCTACGTTAAGGCGTGGAACTGGTACGCCAACATCAACAACAAGCAGCAGAACGCCTTCTGGTTCGAGGACATCGCCGGCTACGCCGACGTACACCCGGAGAAGGGCGCTCCGAAGTCCGACAAGATGTCGGGTCTGAAGGTCGTCGACGAGACCACCTTCACCATCGAGCTCGCCAACGCTGTGCCGTACTACGAGTACAAGCTGGGCTACACCACCTTCGCGCCGCTGCCCGAGGTCTTCTACAAGGACACCAAGGCGTTCGGCCAGGCTCCGGTCGGCAACGGTCCCTACATCTTCGAGAAGTGGAACCACAAGAAGCTCATCCAGGTCAAGGCCAACCCTGACTACCAGGGCCCGAACAAGGCCAAGAACAAGGGTGTCCTCTTCAAGAACTACGCGACCGTCGAGGCCGCGTACCAGGACCTCCTCTCCGGCAACCTGGACATGATCCGCCAGGTCGGCCCGAAGGACCTGCCGAAGTACAAGCAGGACCTCGGCGACCGCGCGATCGAGCAGCCCTACGCGGCCATCCAGTCGCTCGTCCCGGTCTTCTACTCCAAGACCTTCAAGGGCATCGACCCGAAGGTCATCCAGGGGCTGTCGATGGCGATCGACCGCGAGACGATCACCAAGACTGTCCTCAACGGCACCCGCAAGCCCGCCACCAGCTTCATCCCCGAGGGTGTCGCCGGTAAGCAGGACCTGGGCAGCGACGTGTTCACCTTCAACGCGGCCAAGGCGAAGCAGCTTGTCACCGAGGGTGGCGGCGTCCCGGGCAACCAGGTCTGGATCCAGTACAACGCCGACGGTGGCCACAAGGAGTGGGTGACCGCGGTCTGCGAGTCGATCCGCAACTCCACCGGTGTCGAGTGCACCCCGGACGCCAAGCCGGACTTCCAGACGGACCTGGAAGGGCGCGACAACAACAAGGTCAAGTCGATGTACCGCGGTGGTTGGGTCGCCGACTACCCGGTGAACGCCAACTTCATGCGTGAGCTGTACGGCACCACCGCCGAGGCGAACAACGGCCGGTTCTCCGACAAGGCGGTCGACGCCGCGTTCAAGAAGGCCGACAACGCCAAGACCCTGGAAGAGTCGATCAAGCTCTACCAGGAGGCGGAGAAGCTGGTTCTGACGAAGATGCCGGCCATCCCGCTGTGGGAGTACAAGATCAACGGTGGCCACTCCAAGGCCGTTGGCAACGTGACGGTGGACTTCCACGGCGACTTCAACATCACCGAAGTCACCGTCGCCAAGTAA
- the typA gene encoding translational GTPase TypA: MPTRHDIRNVAIVAHVDHGKTTLVDAMLKQAGAFAAHAAEHLDDRMMDSNDLEREKGITILAKNTAVKYHPKAGGAPITINIIDTPGHADFGGEVERGLSMVDAVVLLVDASEGPLPQTRFVLRKALQARMPVILCINKTDRPDSRIDEVVNETYDLFLDLDADEEQIEFPIVYACARDGVASLTKPEDGTVPSDSENLEPFFNTILEHVPAPEYDEAAPLQAHVTNLDADNFLGRIALCRVEQGELKKGQTVTWIKRDGTMSNVRITELMMTEALTRRPAEKAGPGDICAIAGIPDIMIGETLADPENPIALPLITVDEPAISMTIGTNTSPLVGKGGKGHKVTARQVKDRLDRELIGNVSLRVLDTERPDAWEVQGRGELALAILVEQMRREGFELTVGKPEVVTKEINGKLHEPIERMTIDSPEEHLGAITQLMATRKGRMETMTNHGSGWVRMEWIVPSRGLIGFRTEFLTQTRGTGIAHSIFEGHEPWFGELRTRHNGSLVADRSGSVTPFAMVNLQERGVIFTEAGTEVYEGMIVGENSRADDMDVNITKEKKLTNMRAASADTTENVVPARKLSLEQSLEFCREDECIEVTPETVRIRKVVLDQKERGRTASRAKRN, from the coding sequence ATGCCCACGCGCCACGACATCCGTAACGTTGCCATCGTCGCCCACGTCGACCACGGCAAGACCACCTTGGTCGACGCCATGCTGAAGCAGGCCGGCGCGTTCGCCGCGCACGCCGCCGAGCACCTCGACGACCGCATGATGGACTCGAACGACCTGGAGCGTGAGAAGGGCATCACGATCCTGGCGAAGAACACCGCCGTTAAGTACCACCCCAAGGCCGGCGGGGCCCCGATCACCATCAACATCATCGACACCCCCGGTCACGCCGACTTCGGCGGCGAGGTGGAGCGCGGTCTGTCGATGGTGGACGCGGTCGTTCTGCTCGTCGACGCCTCCGAGGGCCCGCTGCCGCAGACCCGTTTCGTGCTCCGCAAGGCGCTGCAGGCCCGGATGCCCGTCATCCTCTGCATCAACAAGACGGACCGCCCGGACTCCCGGATCGACGAGGTCGTCAACGAGACGTACGACCTCTTCCTGGACCTGGACGCGGACGAGGAGCAGATCGAGTTCCCCATCGTCTACGCCTGCGCCCGTGACGGCGTCGCCTCGCTGACCAAGCCGGAGGACGGCACCGTCCCGTCCGACAGCGAGAACCTCGAGCCGTTCTTCAACACGATCCTCGAGCACGTCCCGGCCCCGGAGTACGACGAGGCCGCGCCGCTCCAGGCCCACGTCACCAACCTGGACGCCGACAACTTCCTGGGCCGTATCGCGCTGTGCCGCGTCGAGCAGGGAGAGCTGAAGAAGGGCCAGACCGTCACGTGGATCAAGCGCGACGGCACCATGTCCAACGTCCGGATCACCGAGCTGATGATGACGGAGGCGCTCACCCGCAGGCCGGCCGAGAAGGCAGGCCCGGGCGACATCTGCGCCATCGCCGGTATCCCGGACATCATGATCGGTGAGACCCTCGCCGACCCCGAGAACCCGATCGCGCTCCCGCTGATCACGGTCGACGAGCCCGCCATCTCCATGACCATCGGTACGAACACCTCGCCGCTGGTCGGCAAGGGCGGCAAGGGCCACAAGGTCACCGCCCGCCAGGTGAAGGACCGTCTGGACCGTGAGTTGATCGGTAACGTCTCGCTCCGCGTCCTGGACACCGAGCGTCCCGACGCATGGGAGGTCCAGGGCCGAGGCGAGCTCGCGCTGGCCATCCTGGTCGAGCAGATGCGCCGTGAGGGCTTCGAGCTGACCGTCGGCAAGCCCGAGGTGGTCACCAAGGAGATCAACGGCAAGCTCCACGAGCCGATCGAGCGCATGACGATCGACTCGCCCGAGGAGCACCTCGGCGCCATCACCCAGCTGATGGCCACCCGCAAGGGCCGCATGGAGACGATGACCAACCACGGCTCGGGCTGGGTCCGCATGGAGTGGATCGTCCCGTCCCGCGGACTCATCGGCTTCCGTACGGAGTTCCTCACCCAGACCCGCGGTACGGGCATCGCGCACTCCATCTTCGAGGGCCACGAGCCCTGGTTCGGCGAGCTGCGCACCCGTCACAACGGTTCCCTGGTCGCCGACCGCTCGGGCTCGGTCACGCCGTTCGCGATGGTCAACCTCCAGGAGCGCGGTGTCATCTTCACCGAGGCGGGCACCGAGGTGTACGAGGGCATGATCGTCGGCGAGAACTCTCGCGCCGACGACATGGACGTGAACATCACCAAGGAGAAGAAGCTCACCAACATGCGTGCCGCGTCCGCGGACACCACCGAGAACGTGGTGCCCGCCCGGAAGCTGTCGCTGGAGCAGTCCCTGGAGTTCTGCCGCGAGGACGAGTGCATCGAGGTGACCCCGGAGACCGTGCGTATCCGCAAGGTCGTCCTGGACCAGAAGGAGCGCGGCCGCACGGCCTCCCGCGCCAAGCGCAACTGA
- a CDS encoding ABC transporter family substrate-binding protein has product MSKVDAPRGRTCSRTLRSVALLTSGVLALPVLSGCSSGEPDTGKAAAQDIAAAGRDLVADGGTLRWAIDALPTTLNTFQADADAATTRIAGAVLPSLFTLDRSGRPQRNPDYVESAEVVKREPKQVVLYKLNQEAVWSDGREIDAADFVSQWRALSGKDSAYWTARNAGYERIEKIERGANGLEVKITFKKPYADWRSLFTPLYPRDVTGTPASFNDGARSTLKVMAGPFQLKSVDRAAGTTTLVRNPRWWGERAKLERLVLTAVPRDQRAAAITAGSLDLAEVDRSTADRIAPAAGEKKSTGGQPLAHGYVVRKSLEPVYTQLALNGERGPLADDRVRRAVARALNRKELAETVLTPLGLPATPPGSHLALAGQRAYADNSAALGEQNTQEAQALLADAGWTPAGARMKPDPAKAGGEVEGDKKPSPSPTEPKKAEPNKTEANKKDDKASDEGLYIVGDDKPASGGHGPESGSSGTHVLAPAPAAALQGMALQRQAESLDDDPATRPRTNAAEKQGGLAGAYAPRGTAAPARAGGPIGKDGKPLTLRFVLPSGHGSEALRTVGDKIARMLARIGVRTEITKVADDSYFKDHIASGDYDLALYSWPATAYPATDARPIFAKPVPATDGSLLVEQNYTRVGSDHIDQLFDQAAAELDEDAARDLVRRADARIWAAAGSIPLYQRPELVAAKSQVANAGAFGFATPRYQDIGFKKPKDAKATKK; this is encoded by the coding sequence ATGTCCAAGGTCGACGCGCCACGCGGGAGGACATGCTCCCGCACGCTCCGCTCTGTCGCGCTGCTCACCAGCGGGGTGCTCGCTCTGCCCGTACTGTCGGGCTGCAGCTCGGGTGAGCCCGACACCGGCAAGGCCGCGGCCCAGGACATCGCGGCCGCCGGGCGCGATCTGGTCGCCGACGGAGGGACGCTGCGCTGGGCGATCGACGCCTTGCCCACCACGCTCAACACCTTCCAGGCCGACGCGGACGCAGCCACGACGCGTATCGCCGGGGCCGTGCTCCCCTCCCTCTTCACCCTCGACCGGAGCGGCCGTCCGCAGCGCAACCCCGACTACGTGGAGTCCGCCGAGGTCGTCAAGCGCGAGCCCAAGCAGGTCGTGCTCTACAAGCTCAACCAGGAGGCGGTGTGGAGCGACGGCCGGGAGATCGACGCGGCCGACTTCGTCTCCCAGTGGCGCGCGCTGAGCGGCAAGGACTCCGCGTACTGGACCGCGCGCAACGCCGGCTACGAGCGGATCGAGAAGATCGAGCGCGGCGCCAACGGCCTCGAGGTCAAGATCACCTTCAAGAAGCCGTACGCGGACTGGCGGTCCCTCTTCACCCCGCTCTACCCGAGGGACGTCACCGGCACCCCGGCCTCCTTCAACGACGGGGCCCGCAGCACGCTCAAGGTGATGGCCGGCCCGTTCCAGCTGAAATCCGTCGACCGCGCGGCGGGCACGACCACGCTCGTACGCAATCCCCGCTGGTGGGGGGAGCGGGCAAAGCTGGAGCGGCTGGTGCTGACCGCGGTGCCGCGCGACCAGCGCGCCGCCGCGATCACCGCGGGCAGCCTCGATCTCGCTGAGGTCGACCGCAGCACAGCGGACCGGATCGCCCCCGCGGCAGGGGAGAAGAAGAGCACCGGCGGCCAGCCGCTCGCCCACGGCTATGTGGTCCGCAAGTCGCTGGAGCCCGTGTACACCCAGCTCGCGCTGAACGGCGAAAGGGGACCGCTCGCCGACGACCGGGTGCGCCGCGCTGTAGCCCGCGCGCTGAACCGCAAGGAGCTGGCCGAGACCGTACTGACCCCGCTCGGCCTGCCCGCCACCCCGCCCGGCAGCCATCTGGCACTGGCCGGGCAGCGGGCGTACGCCGACAACAGCGCAGCGCTCGGCGAGCAGAACACCCAGGAGGCGCAGGCGCTGCTGGCCGACGCCGGCTGGACTCCCGCCGGAGCACGTATGAAGCCCGACCCGGCCAAGGCGGGCGGCGAGGTCGAGGGCGACAAGAAGCCGTCACCCAGCCCGACCGAGCCGAAGAAGGCCGAGCCGAACAAGACCGAGGCGAACAAGAAGGACGACAAGGCTTCCGACGAGGGGCTCTACATCGTCGGCGACGACAAGCCCGCGAGCGGCGGCCACGGCCCCGAGTCAGGCAGCAGCGGTACGCATGTCCTCGCGCCCGCGCCCGCCGCGGCCCTCCAGGGCATGGCCCTGCAACGCCAGGCCGAGTCCCTCGACGACGACCCCGCGACCAGGCCCCGGACGAACGCCGCGGAGAAGCAGGGTGGCCTCGCCGGAGCGTATGCCCCGCGCGGCACGGCCGCCCCCGCCCGGGCGGGCGGCCCGATCGGCAAGGACGGCAAGCCGCTCACCCTGCGCTTCGTCCTCCCCTCGGGCCATGGCTCCGAGGCGCTGCGCACTGTGGGCGACAAGATCGCGCGGATGCTGGCCCGCATCGGCGTGCGCACCGAGATCACCAAGGTCGCCGACGACAGCTACTTCAAGGACCACATCGCATCGGGCGACTACGACCTGGCGCTGTACTCCTGGCCCGCCACTGCCTACCCGGCGACCGACGCCCGCCCGATCTTCGCCAAGCCCGTGCCCGCCACCGACGGCTCACTGCTGGTGGAGCAGAACTACACCCGCGTCGGCTCCGACCACATCGACCAGCTCTTCGACCAGGCGGCCGCCGAGCTGGACGAGGACGCAGCCCGCGACCTGGTGCGCAGGGCCGACGCCCGGATCTGGGCCGCGGCCGGATCCATCCCCCTCTACCAGCGCCCCGAGCTGGTCGCGGCCAAGTCCCAGGTGGCCAACGCGGGCGCCTTCGGCTTCGCCACACCCCGCTACCAGGACATTGGCTTCAAGAAGCCCAAGGACGCCAAAGCTACTAAGAAGTAG
- a CDS encoding fumarate reductase/succinate dehydrogenase flavoprotein subunit has protein sequence MTQLERQQWDVVVVGAGGAGLRAAIEARERGARTAVICKSLFGKAHTVMAEGGIAASMGNVNPGDSWEVHFRDTMRGGKFLNQWRMAELHAREAPDRVWELETWGALFDRTAEGKISQRNFGGHEYPRLAHVGDRTGLELIRTLQQKIVSLQQEDKEEFGDYEARLKIFQECTVTRVLKDGDRVCGTFCYERESGRFFVLEAPSVVLSTGGIGKSFKVTSNSWEYTGDGHALALLAGAPLLNMEFVQFHPTGMVWPPSVKGILVTESVRGDGGVLRNSEGKRFMFDYVPDVFKEKYAQSEEEGDRWYEDPDNNRRPPELLPRDEVARAINSEVKAGRGSPHGGVFLDVSTRMPAEVIRRRLPSMYHQFKELADVDITAEAMEVGPTCHYVMGGIAVESDTAAAVGVPGLFAAGEVAGGMHGSNRLGGNSLSDLLVFGRRAGLHAAEYAQGLSDRPAVEDGQIDEAAAEALRPFSAEGPQPGEENGKPPENPYTLHQELQQTMNDLVGIIRRGAEMEQALEKLAGLRVRARRAGVEGHRQFNPGWHLALDLRNMLLVSECIARAALERTESRGGHTREDCPTMEREWRRANLLCQLVDPTGGLVATDPVRGQIALVRKTTDPIRPDLLALFEKEELVKYLAEEELYE, from the coding sequence ATGACGCAACTCGAACGACAGCAGTGGGACGTCGTGGTGGTGGGCGCGGGCGGCGCGGGCCTGCGGGCCGCCATCGAAGCGCGCGAGCGGGGCGCCCGCACGGCGGTCATCTGCAAATCCCTCTTCGGCAAGGCCCACACGGTGATGGCCGAGGGGGGCATCGCGGCCTCCATGGGCAATGTGAACCCCGGGGACAGCTGGGAGGTGCACTTCCGCGACACCATGCGCGGCGGGAAGTTCCTCAACCAGTGGCGGATGGCAGAGCTGCACGCGCGTGAGGCGCCCGACCGGGTCTGGGAGCTGGAGACCTGGGGGGCGCTCTTCGACCGCACGGCCGAGGGGAAGATCTCCCAGCGGAACTTCGGCGGACACGAGTACCCACGACTGGCGCACGTCGGCGACCGGACGGGCCTGGAGCTGATCCGTACGCTCCAGCAGAAGATCGTCTCGCTGCAGCAGGAGGACAAGGAAGAGTTCGGCGACTACGAAGCCCGGTTGAAGATCTTCCAGGAGTGCACGGTCACCCGCGTACTCAAGGATGGCGACAGGGTCTGCGGGACCTTCTGTTACGAGCGGGAGTCCGGGCGCTTCTTCGTTCTCGAGGCGCCGTCCGTGGTGCTGTCCACCGGCGGCATCGGCAAGTCCTTCAAGGTGACGTCCAATTCGTGGGAGTACACCGGCGACGGGCACGCGCTGGCGCTGCTCGCGGGCGCACCGCTGCTCAACATGGAGTTTGTGCAGTTCCACCCGACCGGGATGGTCTGGCCGCCTTCGGTGAAGGGGATCCTCGTCACCGAATCGGTGCGCGGCGACGGCGGTGTGCTGCGCAACTCCGAGGGCAAGCGGTTCATGTTCGACTACGTTCCCGACGTCTTCAAGGAGAAGTACGCGCAGTCGGAGGAGGAGGGCGACCGCTGGTACGAGGACCCGGACAACAACCGGCGTCCTCCCGAGCTGCTGCCGCGCGACGAGGTGGCCCGCGCCATCAACTCCGAGGTCAAGGCAGGCCGCGGCTCCCCGCACGGCGGCGTGTTCCTGGATGTCTCGACCCGGATGCCGGCCGAGGTCATCCGGCGTCGGCTGCCGTCGATGTACCACCAGTTCAAGGAGCTGGCGGACGTCGACATCACGGCGGAGGCGATGGAGGTCGGACCGACCTGTCACTACGTGATGGGCGGCATCGCCGTCGAGTCCGACACCGCGGCCGCGGTCGGGGTTCCCGGCCTGTTCGCGGCTGGCGAGGTCGCCGGCGGGATGCACGGCTCCAACCGGCTCGGCGGGAATTCACTGTCCGACCTGCTGGTCTTCGGACGGCGGGCGGGTCTGCACGCGGCCGAGTACGCACAGGGGCTCAGCGACCGCCCCGCGGTGGAGGACGGGCAGATCGACGAGGCCGCGGCGGAGGCACTGCGTCCGTTCAGCGCCGAGGGACCGCAGCCGGGCGAGGAGAACGGGAAGCCGCCGGAGAATCCGTACACCCTTCATCAGGAGCTCCAGCAGACGATGAACGACCTGGTCGGCATCATCCGGCGCGGGGCGGAGATGGAGCAGGCGCTGGAGAAGCTGGCGGGTCTGCGGGTACGGGCGCGGCGCGCCGGGGTCGAGGGGCACCGGCAGTTCAACCCCGGCTGGCACCTCGCGCTGGACCTGCGGAACATGCTGCTGGTCAGCGAGTGCATCGCGCGGGCGGCGCTGGAGCGCACCGAGAGCCGCGGCGGGCACACCCGCGAGGACTGCCCGACGATGGAGCGCGAGTGGCGGCGGGCCAATCTGCTGTGCCAACTCGTCGACCCCACCGGCGGCTTGGTGGCCACCGACCCGGTGCGCGGCCAGATCGCGCTCGTACGTAAGACGACCGATCCCATCCGTCCCGACTTGCTCGCCCTCTTCGAGAAGGAGGAGCTGGTCAAGTACCTCGCCGAAGAGGAGCTCTACGAGTGA